The Desulfobotulus mexicanus nucleotide sequence ACTTGCATGTGTTAAGCACGCCGCCAGCGTTCATTCTGAGCCAGGATCAAACTCTCCGTTGAATCTCTGGTACTACCCCCACCTTAAAAAGGCGGGATACTAAAGGGGCATGTTCTTTATCTTTCACTATCTGATTTTCAAAGATCGATTTCTTTCGATCCGCCGCTCCGTGAGCAACGAGGCGCAAACTATCGATTCAGGACCTGTCTGTCAACGACTTTTTTCATACCTTTTTGTTTTTTTTGTAACATCCTTTAAAAACAAAACATTTTAAAATACACTTTACTCTTTTCCACTAAAACGACAGTTCAGGATCTCATTTGTTTCCCTGAGGGCATCACCGGTAAAGGGTCCAAGAAAGCTTTTTATACCTTCCATCCACTGTCTTTTATCCACAGATTTATCATCCAGAAGAATTTCAGAAGTATCTGCCAGTACCCTTGCAAAGAGACTACTCACCTCTCTGGCATAGGGATTCCTTGCAATAAGATCCTCGTACAAACCCAGATCCAGCGCAAAAAGACGCCCAACAAAATCTACATTCAAACGAAAAATAGGTGTGGCTACCCTGCATGCGGTTTCCGGATCCATATTTTCCTGCTGCATATAAGCCCCGGTGGCAATGGTAACAAGATGGGTGACACTCTGAACAAATGCCATGTGCCGGTCATGGGTGGCTGCATCCATAACAGAAACAACAGCTCCGGCATCTTCAAAAAGACGATGGAAGGGATCTGTCCACAAATGTCCTCTTCCCGGAGTCAGAATGACATTCTGCCCCTGCATGGATGCCGTATACTGCCCGAACATGG carries:
- a CDS encoding prephenate dehydrogenase/arogenate dehydrogenase family protein; its protein translation is MIPDIFVGKKIGVIGGHGGMGRWFSAFFRDLGLSVEVSDLDTAISNEELVLKSDIVILSTPMAVAVSLARKLGPLMSEEKLFVDFSSLKEEVVQAMVASSAAEVLGIHPMFGQYTASMQGQNVILTPGRGHLWTDPFHRLFEDAGAVVSVMDAATHDRHMAFVQSVTHLVTIATGAYMQQENMDPETACRVATPIFRLNVDFVGRLFALDLGLYEDLIARNPYAREVSSLFARVLADTSEILLDDKSVDKRQWMEGIKSFLGPFTGDALRETNEILNCRFSGKE